Proteins encoded in a region of the Deltaproteobacteria bacterium genome:
- the dnaN gene encoding DNA polymerase III subunit beta: MKFTIQRSSFLEGIQKTLSIVEKKTTMPILNNILIRTANNKITIVATDREIGLVADYDAETLTEGDVTVSARKLYEMIREIEGDVVQFESNETHRVTVTSQKIIYKIPGLPADDFPSVMDDRSEVSFYNIAGQLIERLIRKTSFAMSGDEMRKNLNGVFFETLMDESGKKRLIMIATDGHRLAMANMDMGEKEFLQLEKGIIIPRKGLNEIRRLIEDVEEDILVGVRQGMCVIRTNSTMLRVSLVDAEYPDYKRVIPAEKGVVVTVDKDVILHALKRMSVISSERYSGVIITLSDGKMVLESTNPDVGEAKDEIEVAYHDKDISVGYNVKYLIDAIEVIDEKKVVFEIGVGMKPGVIKNDGNDDYMCIIMPLKAQ, translated from the coding sequence ATGAAATTTACTATTCAAAGGAGTTCTTTTCTGGAAGGTATCCAAAAGACACTAAGTATTGTGGAGAAAAAAACCACCATGCCGATCCTTAATAACATTCTCATTAGAACGGCAAATAATAAAATTACCATTGTTGCAACGGACAGGGAAATCGGGTTGGTAGCTGATTACGATGCTGAAACCTTAACTGAAGGTGATGTTACTGTTTCTGCAAGAAAACTATATGAGATGATTAGAGAGATCGAAGGGGATGTAGTTCAGTTTGAATCAAATGAAACTCACAGAGTTACGGTAACCTCTCAGAAGATCATTTATAAAATTCCCGGTTTGCCGGCGGATGATTTTCCCAGTGTTATGGATGATCGTAGTGAAGTGAGTTTTTATAACATTGCAGGACAATTAATCGAGAGGTTAATTCGTAAAACATCTTTTGCTATGTCGGGAGATGAAATGAGAAAAAATTTAAACGGCGTCTTTTTTGAAACGTTGATGGATGAAAGTGGTAAAAAAAGACTGATAATGATTGCGACGGACGGGCATCGATTGGCCATGGCAAATATGGACATGGGAGAGAAGGAATTTCTCCAGTTAGAAAAAGGAATTATTATTCCCAGAAAGGGATTGAATGAAATAAGAAGGCTCATTGAAGATGTAGAGGAGGACATTCTCGTTGGGGTACGTCAGGGTATGTGCGTCATCAGGACGAACAGCACCATGTTAAGGGTTAGCCTGGTTGATGCTGAGTATCCGGACTATAAGCGGGTCATACCGGCAGAAAAAGGAGTAGTCGTAACCGTTGATAAGGATGTAATTCTGCATGCTTTAAAAAGGATGAGTGTTATATCAAGTGAAAGATACTCTGGAGTAATCATTACATTGTCGGATGGTAAAATGGTGTTGGAGTCCACAAACCCGGATGTTGGAGAAGCTAAAGATGAGATTGAAGTAGCCTATCATGACAAGGATATCTCTGTAGGGTATAACGTTAAATATTTGATTGATGCAATAGAGGTAATTGACGAAAAGAAAGTGGTCTTTGAAATAGGTGTGGGGATGAAACCGGGCGTTATAAAAAATGATGGGAATGATGATTATATGTGCATTATCATGCCGCTAAAAGCTCAATAG